The sequence AATATGGTGATCGGCGCTTCCTACGCGGGCGCGCGCGCCATGACCGCTACTTCCGGCGGCGGGTTCTCGCTGATGGTCGAGGGTCTGGGCATGGCCGCCATGGCCGAGCTGCCTGTGGTGATTGTGATCGCGATGCGGCCCGGCCCGGCCACCGGGTTCCCGACCCGGACCGAGCAGGCCGAGCTGCTCTTCGCCATCAGCGCGTCGCAGGACGAGTTCCCGCGTTTCGTGTTCGCGCCCGGCACCGCAGAGGAAGCGTTCTACGCCACCAACCGGGCATTCGAGCTGGCGGGGAAGTTCCAGGTGCCGGCGATCGTGCTTTCGGACCAGTTCCTGTCGGACTCGCTCTGGACCGTGCCGGGGTTCAACTTCGGCCGCGTCAAGGCGAGCGATGACTTTGACGAGCAGGCGTGGCAGGGCCGTCCTGCCCACAGCTACAGGCGCTACGCTTTCACCCCGAGCGGAGTGTCGCCGAGGCTGCGGCCGGGGTTGCGCGGTCAACTGGTCCACATGCTCGGGGCCGAGCATAACGAAGACGGCTTCCAGACCGAGGATGCCGGCGTGCGGACAAAGATGCACGAGAAGCGGATGATGAAGCTGGCGGCGATGTCCAAGGCGGTGGATGAGCCGACCTGCTACCCGGAGGAGACGGCGGACTGCGTCGTTGTCTGCTTCGGCTCGACCTATGGCGCGGCCCGCGAGGCCGTGGACATTCTGCGGCAGGAGCGAATGAGCGCGGCTTTGCTCCATCTGTGCGAGCTGGCTCCGTTCCCGCGCGCGCGCGTGGCGGCAAGGCTCTCCTCGGCGCGCAAGGTCATCACGGTCGAGGGTAACTCGACCGGACAGCTTGCCTCCCTGCTCAGACGGGAAACAGGCATCAAGGCCGACGCGCAGGTGCTGAAGTATGATGGAAGACCGTTTGAGGCGGCGTCACTGGCAGAGGAGATCGGCGACAGATGCCAGTGACAATTCCTAATTCCGAACTGCTAATTCC is a genomic window of candidate division WOR-3 bacterium containing:
- a CDS encoding 2-oxoacid:acceptor oxidoreductase subunit alpha codes for the protein MTDVALTIAGQAGQGIDTASELLARALVRSGYYTFSYPNLMSRIRGGHNFTAVRVSDRQVYSAPGKFNALLALDERSVDEHREDMVEGGTVITEARSPKLEGRMQEAGREAGVFRVPMAEIAEKHGGSKTMANVVGLGALMALTEDGESPRSRGRDRNPVHSPFSKLQSLLKERFDSKGEEVVRQNLECLKAGADYVRKCRMSSVECRVLGQSAIVSRPSRTGQRLLMTGNHAIALGALASGVRFYAGYPMSPSTSIMEYLAAKQAEAGLVMEQVEDEIAAINMVIGASYAGARAMTATSGGGFSLMVEGLGMAAMAELPVVIVIAMRPGPATGFPTRTEQAELLFAISASQDEFPRFVFAPGTAEEAFYATNRAFELAGKFQVPAIVLSDQFLSDSLWTVPGFNFGRVKASDDFDEQAWQGRPAHSYRRYAFTPSGVSPRLRPGLRGQLVHMLGAEHNEDGFQTEDAGVRTKMHEKRMMKLAAMSKAVDEPTCYPEETADCVVVCFGSTYGAAREAVDILRQERMSAALLHLCELAPFPRARVAARLSSARKVITVEGNSTGQLASLLRRETGIKADAQVLKYDGRPFEAASLAEEIGDRCQ